From a single Sebastes umbrosus isolate fSebUmb1 chromosome 17, fSebUmb1.pri, whole genome shotgun sequence genomic region:
- the LOC119476284 gene encoding protein sprouty homolog 3, translating to MDPAHSFRMELDGLDLQQVPVLSLDQIRAIRANNDYVERPVALEPATQTGFFYAHDDRYPRGVYPIYPQPSFHSALPRSQSQQQHAHLSHLSRSSTISSSMSRTSATSDQRLLEGLTPSHSGLSSVIRSQPKGELKPDASFGKGLTEDEAELGRHLFICERCGRCKCQECCAPRRLPSCWACGQRCLCSAESAVEYGTCLCCVKGLFYHCSAQDDEDNCADRPCSCGPAHACARWGTMGLLALCLPCLCCYPPARLCLALCQCAHDRNTRPGCRCSNTNTVCRKISASNPNPGHPSLRSKALEKPL from the coding sequence ATGGACCCTGCTCATTCCTTCAGGATGGAGCTGGACGGACTGGACCTCCAGCAGGTCCCAGTGCTGTCACTCGACCAGATACGTGCCATCCGGGCCAACAATGACTATGTGGAGAGGCCCGTGGCGCTGGAACCGGCGACCCAGACCGGATTTTTCTATGCCCATGATGACCGTTACCCTCGTGGAGTATACCCCATCTACCCCCAGCCTTCTTTCCACTCGGCCCTGCCCCGCAGCCAAAGTCAGCAGCAGCACGCTCACCTGTCCCACCTGAGCCGTTCCAGTACCATAAGCTCTTCCATGTCTCGGACCAGTGCCACCTCGGACCAGCGGCTACTGGAAGGTTTGACACCCTCTCACTCTGGCCTCAGTTCGGTCATCCGTTCTCAGCCTAAAGGAGAACTCAAGCCCGATGCTTCCTTTGGTAAAGGCCTGACAGAGGACGAGGCTGAGCTCGGCCGTCATTTGTTCATCTGCGAGCGGTGCGGTCGCTGTAAGTGCCAAGAGTGCTGCGCCCCCCGTCGCCTGCCTTCCTGTTGGGCCTGCGGACAGCGCTGTCTGTGCTCCGCCGAAAGCGCCGTGGAGTACGGCACCTGCTTGTGCTGCGTTAAAGGCCTGTTCTACCACTGCTCTGCCCAGGACGACGAGGATAACTGTGCTGACCGGCCGTGCTCCTGCGGTCCAGCCCACGCCTGTGCCCGCTGGGGCACCATGGGGCTGCTGGCGCTCTGCCTGCCCTGCCTCTGCTGCTACCCCCCTGCCAGGCTGTGCCTTGCCCTGTGCCAGTGTGCCCACGACCGCAACACGCGCCCCGGCTGCAGGTGCAGCAACACCAACACCGTGTGCCGCAAGATCTCCGCCTCCAACCCCAACCCCGGTCACCCCTCGCTCCGCAGCAAGGCCCTGGAGAAGCCGTTATGA